The genomic region tactattttgatttctttatttttataggtAAAAACCTCACAAAGCATTTGTCGAGACAATAAAATCTCGGCGCTGAGTTATTCGGAAACCACCGAGAAGGTCTTCGAAGGCGGTCCAAAATGCCTACGTCCGTGGTCAGTCGTTGCAAAGTGAGTGTTTttgtacaataacaaaaatttacttacaatatattttgtaattacaaTTTGTCTCTTCTCACAGACGTTTCGTAGATGGTGGACTGATGGCAGCCCATTTTGCGGCCGCTTGCGTTTACATGGTATTCATTGCCACATCATTTCATAACGTGATCAACTATGACACCGGTCAGAATTGGGATGTGCGGATTTATATTGCATTCACCGTCATACCTTGCCTATTAATCGGTCAGATAAGGAATTTAAAATGGCTACTGCCTTTCTCTGCATTTGCGAATATATTCATTGTGATCACATTCGGCATAGTGCTGTACTATCTGTTCAGCGAGCCGTTGGTGTTCGCAGACAAGCCGCTGATTGCGCGAACCGAACAGATACCACTCTACTTTGCCACAGCCATCTTCGCCATGGAGGGTATTGGCTCGGTTATGCCCATTGAGAACGCTATGCAGAAGCCGCAACAGTTCCTTGGCTGCCCCGGTGTGCTCAACAGCGCTATGATCCTTGTGGTGATATTCTATTCGGCCATCGGTTTCTTAGGTTATGCACGTTTTGGTAGTGAAGTGCGCGGCAGTATCACATTGAATTTAGTGGAGGGCACACCGTAAGTATGCAATCAAATGCTttcaaattatgtatttattttataaattaaatttcaattacttttGCTTAGTTTGGCTGACACTGCGAAACTGCTCATCGCTGTTGCTTCGCTCTTCACTTATGGTTTGATATTTTACGTACCGATTGATACGCTTTGGAAGAATATTAGCcataaaatcaacaaaaagaATCATAATATCGCTCAGATACTGATACGCACGGCCATTATATTGATTAGTGGCGTTGTGGCCACAGTCATACCCAGTCTGGAACCGTTCATCAGCCTTGTGGGCGCCATCTTTCTCTCAATACTCGGTATGTTGACGCGTTTGGACTTTTTGTGAAAtgtttaaatcattttttatttattatgtgttaTATAATTGCAGGCTTTTTGGTGCCAAGTGTCTGCGAGACCGTTTATTTGTGGCCCGACCGCTTAGGCTTCTGGAAATGGAGACTGTACAAAAATTTGCTCTTAAGCACCTTTGCGTTACGCGCGCTCGTTGCTGGCTCAGTAGCGagcataaatgaaattattaaaatttatcagtGATGCACAAAGTTAAGGCTTATGTTTAAGCTCAAAATTATCCACATAACTGTAAGTTATCCATATTACAGTTATAATGAAAGTTCTGTAAGTACTAAAAAGTAGCCAGACAGTAACCATTTTTCAAAGTGTTAATTCGCTTTATGCTATTCTTAAGTTATACTATTAAGCAACTgtgattaaaaattgtaatttatgaaattataaaaagttattaagTTTATATATACCCAACGattattaaagtaattaattttagaGCATATTCTTCCAAAAAAGATTAAGCTTTTGATTCAAAAGTATAATCAACTCAAAAATATGTTGCAAGTAACAATAAATGTATTAAGATGTAGGTTATAAGCTTAGTTTTTTAGCGTTgccattttatgaaaattaaccGGTAAGTATGAAAATAAGCTATCAttgacattttgaaaaaattttatatatttatttgataaaataattttaatttttattgaatattttcagtttATCAAACTAACTTCGTTGGCAACCCAAATTTATCGcaagaataataaaattttaatagatttgaaatgaatattattttttttcaaacatctaCCCCTGTCCCctatttaaagttaattcatAAGAAAAACTGGCACAAatctttcaaatatatttaaataaatttaactcccgaaatttcaaccaaatttattCAATGTTAACGATATTTAGTTTGGGAAGcattgtgggcaaaaaatagtaagacattttaaattaaatttctaaattagtatgactgtcagtgacatctgtgccaaatgcgacaacaaaataatcattaatgtttagtatacgccctgtctttctgaagtgcataaagtgcattcggcaatttttacgatgagtgaaataaTTCAGGagagaagttccattaaatttattGCGCGAAATAAAATTTCTGCTGTCGGAactttcagaatgttggaaaaggccttcgttcataattatttgtcgcgagcaagtgtttttaatGAGAGCAAAGTATTAAAGAGAGTgaagaacgcgttgacgacgaaccacgttcaggacaggtttttttaattggccatcaacatcaactgatgatcaacacgtcaataaaataaagaagttgGTGCTTGACAACCGACGATTTActgtcagagatcttactggcaacGTTGGAGTATCGGAAATGAAAttcatttgggtctaagaaagTAAAAGCACGCTTGGGTCCAAAATCACGCGAAAAACAGCgttgcgttaacgtctgtgaaacactgctttccgactaccaagacGTAATAAAATGTGTTATTATCGCGAAGCCACATGCGATCGCACAGAAACATTACGCTCAGCTAAAAATTTCTTGTTCACAAAACCAAGTCTTACTGTAGAAGCCACACAGAAAAGGTTACGTAATGACAGGCAAGCGAGTCAAAAGACTCCACCAAAAAATACCTGAAGATCGCATGGAGAAGGAAGGCCAACACAATCAGACAAAGTAGAGGGGGCAGGTGAAAGTCCGGATGATGTAAAGGGGGAAGGAAACACGCAAAACTGAAGCTTGGGCTACTGTAAAGCACAAAAAGTAAGAGGGTGAAGAAATAAAACGAGAAACCACCACAGCCGCCGCAACCGGATGCTCTAGTCATAACAAAAACTGTGTCCTAAAAAAGGCTAAAAAAGCATCAGGGAGCTTTAAGCGTCTTTGGGAAAATGTTTCGCGAAAAAGAAAGATTGCAAAGGGAGAGATCTCGCTGGAGCTAAGCAGAGCTCAAACAGGGAGTACATAAGAATATCAAGAGGAAATAGATTGGTTAGGAAATTACAACGACGGAGGATATAGTCGAGGCCACCCACGCGAAAATCAAAGAGCTGAACCTCTTCTGGGGGTGAAATAAAGCATGTAAAAGGAATATTCGCGaaaaagcaaacttaaagaagTGTTACCGATGCTTTGAATTCGGACATGTCGCAAAAAGCATgtacttggttttcaataaatcgattgtaatATTCACTACGTGGCTTGTGGCGTCCTCCTGTTGGGACCACATATTGtgcaagtccatatcatccgatttgggccaaaaatattcggttatctcTGAGCGGTAGGGATTCCCATTCGCAGTaacggtcttgatcatcacggaagaattTCGGCACAATGACGTCGCCGGTCCATAAACCGCAGCAAACCGTAATgttttcggaatgcaatggtgactcatatTTTCCTTATTGACTAAagcattcagccagaaatgagcctcatcgctgaatatGACTTATCGATAAAagtccggatcattttcaagttgctgCTCAGTCCAATttacgaacatacgacgattctggtggtcaagcggcttcagttcttgcgtcaatttgatcttgtaaggatgtaggccaagatctgtTCGCACAATTTGCCATAACGACGTGACAGACTTGGCCAACGCTTGAAAAcaacgtgtgagagactgatttgggtcttcctcaattgatgcgctagcggcagcaatattctcaacaCTATGGGCACTACTTTATCTCattggcacgggaacattttgtactatgTTTGTAGATTTAAATTTTCCATACTTAATGCTTAAtttttgatctgacaggacgattatgaccaCCATGATTTaaactgactccgaatttcggtagtaattttatgaatttcgaCTCGTtcttggatcgtatatctttccatgatgaattgGCAAATATTACTGAAGAGAAGTATCAAAAGAATGGGGAAAAGATGGCGGGGatgttcgagtctcaatcactgcggcaatattgcagAGCATCATGTTCGACGCAAAAATGTAGCGacttttgcaaatgtcaaacgTTCGAGGAactcaaattttgacatttcttgcgcgcaaaagtgacaaaatcggcatcaacaaaatttatgatgGAAAAAATGAGGCAAGCGAAATCGCtccttatttttgtttataacaaaTTATTATCATTGTATTTCACGAGACACCggaaaatgtgataaatatatgcatatctgGAGGATAAAATCGAATTGTTTTAAGAAGTTTTGCGATTTTACTATTGCCCTCTTCTTTAAAAATTCGGTCATAAGCcacttttttacgaaaaaaactttgtttaatTATCCACCAAGTTATCCActgttaaattgattaaaaattcagttttaagaCTTCTTAAACTTTACTTTTTCAATGCACCTGCACGCCGCgcaatatatttgcaaaatatttgtttaagtatcagctgagtatctgcaaaaaaacatcagggttgcaatattgccgcagttatttgcttgctcgaacatccccggcatcgtttgctgtccctattaGTATACTTTTTTTGGCcttcctattgaaaaacccattAGAAGAAGATTTCACGCATGAACCTTAGAATGggaaaataaaagcataaatcaGCGAGGGCTTGCATTACACAAAGCCTTCGAGCTACTCGTTATTGTGTTgctaaattttccaaattcttcTTCGACTATAACTGCGTAGGCgatttctacgccagtaaagaaatcCTCCAAATAATTAACACAAACAAAGCACAttcgttttaaaaagtttacaattatattttcttttttgtttcgaaCACACGTAATACAATGATTTTGTTTTAGTGCTACACTTAGAAAAAATACCtaatcaaatttattaaatatcgtTTCGCTCTTGAATCGTTATACATACAGGGTTgcttataattaatataattaaattatgaaataataataatattattaataatagtaAACAACCATTAACTATGCACTTGGAAGTGAATTTcatgtgcaaaaaataaaaagaataaaaataaaaacaacatttacaaaatattaactaCTAAGCGTCGTACAAAACGACGCAGTCAATCTTGTGTTCGTAAGTAGATCGCTAAAACACTGTTTTGCAAGCGAGCTAGCGATAAACTATGTATGTGATAGCTACTCGAAAATGCCATTTATATAACATTATGGTATTAGCATTACTAGTTaggaattttgtttaagtaaatTTTGTGTTGGCTTAAGTGTAATGCCGTTATGTTTAATTTTAGTGCCACCTATTGCTTTGTGAATACAATTTTATGCGCAAActagcaaatatttataaattactataggtaatttgaaaaaatttcgaaattttttatatatatatatatatattttttgataaactaAAAacgttataaattaaatttaatttagtaataaataaatgttttaaaattttcaattttcaactcCTTCAGTTACAATAGTTTTTCAATACTACTACTAGCGATTGGCGAATTTTCCTCAACATAAAGCAAGCTGGAATACTTTGcgttttttaagtaattttagcGCTATTTTCTAGACATTCAATTGTGTGGCAAATGCAAtacttttatatacaagtatatatggttttaaataaattttaatttctataatatttacaaacattttcttTAATAGTTATGTGCATTTTGGTGCATAAATGCAGCTGTAAGTCGTTAGGAATTGTACtagtttataatttattaagtttatattttaaataaatttatattttaattacatttttatttttaataaatttatatttttattaaatttatttttttatcaaatttataattttatacccAACACGTGGTACAACATGCATgcggttatttttttattttagcagTTATGAGTATTTTCcgtttttattagttttataattttttttactataaaattatgttttatattatttttcactatGTTAAGTTTTGTCTGTTGCCTTGAATTTGCATTAACTTAAAATGTATGTCATACTATTTGGTTTACAATGTAACGCTATTTACACACGCGCAATTACCTAAGAGCTAAATAGTTAACAAAATGCTTATAATACTCAGAAAATCgctttttaattacaatttaacaCACATATTAAGGCGTTGCTgcacattttttatgaaaaaatttaatacaatttttttttataatcaacTCTTTACTGGGAAGTGTtaattttgtggttttataATGCATTGGCAGGCTACAGTGTTgtgcaaaaaacaaattaacacaCATTTTCTGAAGTAAAAGTGCAATGCTGCATTAACAATTGTgggttatataaaaatttgcaaaaatatttagtaaaacattggtgtaaaaaaaacattcagAATTAAGAACaaattatattaagaaaaattttaaatacgcaaaattaaggaaaaaaaaacatttgaaaaaaactgcaaaaatcaaaaaaatgcaaaacttaagaaaaataatttctttgtcactaacaaaattataaaatttttgaaaatttaattatacaaattattaaaaacaattacaaaattaaaaaaaaaataatttctttgacaCACATttctacagaatttctaaatttttgaaaattaattataaaaaaggttttaaaaaatatgcaaaaataagaaaaatactttctttgtcactaaaaaaattataaaatttttgaaaatttaattatacaaattattaaaaacaattacaaaattaaaaaaaaataatttctttgacaCACATttctacagaatttctaaatttttgaaaattaattataaaaaaggttttaaaaaatatgcaaaattaacaaaaaaaaacatttttttgacacTGATaaggaatttctaaatttttgaaaattaattataaaaaagattttaaaaaatatgcaaaattaacaaaaaaaacatttctttgaCACTGATACagaatttctgaatttttgaaaagaaattataaaaaagattttaaaaaatatgcaaaattaacaaaaaaacatttctttgaCACTGAtacagaatttctaaatttttgaaaattaattaaaaaaagattttaaaaaatatgcaaaattagcaaacaaacatttctttGACACTGACTACacaatttctgaatttttgaaaattaattataaataattttaaaaaaaatatgtttaatttaaaaaaaatacatttctttgACACACATttctacagaatttctaaatttttgaaaattaattataaaaaagattttaaaaaatatgcaaaattaacaaaaaaaaaaacatttctttgaCACTGATacagaatttataaatttttgaaattaattataaaaaagaatttaaaaaatatgcaaaattaacaaaaaaaacatttctttgaCACTGAtacagaatttctaaatttttgaaaattatttacaaatggtattaaaaaattggaaacctaaaacaaatgcaaaggtaaaaaatatatattaattacaaaaaaaatatttttttgacactgataaagaatttctaaatttttgaaaattaattataaaaaagattttaaaaaatatgcaaaattaacaaaaaaaaaaacatttctttgaCACCGACTAcacaatttctaaatttttgaaaattatttacacaatttctgaatttttgaaaattaattataaataattttaaaaaaaatatgtttaatttaaaaaaaatacatttctttgACACTGATacagaatttataaatttttgaaaattatttacaaatggtattaaaaaattgg from Bactrocera tryoni isolate S06 chromosome 3, CSIRO_BtryS06_freeze2, whole genome shotgun sequence harbors:
- the LOC120772402 gene encoding proton-coupled amino acid transporter-like protein pathetic: MTENVISTSSLHGNTSSVLTLNDCSSRTYLTAKKQLDDEYNPEHYRDQVNGQSSVGAFVHLLKGSLGFGILSMPMAFYNGGLLFSMVATLIVGLLCTHCVHILVKTSQSICRDNKISALSYSETTEKVFEGGPKCLRPWSVVAKRFVDGGLMAAHFAAACVYMVFIATSFHNVINYDTGQNWDVRIYIAFTVIPCLLIGQIRNLKWLLPFSAFANIFIVITFGIVLYYLFSEPLVFADKPLIARTEQIPLYFATAIFAMEGIGSVMPIENAMQKPQQFLGCPGVLNSAMILVVIFYSAIGFLGYARFGSEVRGSITLNLVEGTPLADTAKLLIAVASLFTYGLIFYVPIDTLWKNISHKINKKNHNIAQILIRTAIILISGVVATVIPSLEPFISLVGAIFLSILGFLVPSVCETVYLWPDRLGFWKWRLYKNLLLSTFALRALVAGSVASINEIIKIYQ